The Candidatus Firestonebacteria bacterium RIFOXYD2_FULL_39_29 genomic interval CAAATTTATTATTTCTTCTTTACTAAAAGTAAGCTTATCTACAGGATTTACGGGAATAATATTCACTTTTACATCCAAATTGTATTTTCTTATCAGCGTTATCAGGTTATCAACTTCAACAATTCCGTCATTTACACCTTCAATAAGTACATATTCTATCGTTAGCTGGAACTTCGTAGAAACACAATAATCTCTTAAAGTTTCAAACAAATGAGCTATATTGTATTTTTTATTAACCGGAACTAATTTATTCCTGACACTGTCAAAAGTGGAATGCAAAGAGATCGAAAGTTTAACTCTTAATTTATCTTCAATCAGCTTTTTAATCCCGGGGAGTATACCGCAAGTCGACACCGTTATCCGCCTTTGATTAACTCCTATCCCGTCAGAATCCGAGAACAGTTCTATTGCTTTTTTTAGATTATCATAATTAGCAAGCGGCTCTCCCATTCCCATAAATACAATATTTTTGACCTTAACGCTCTTATCTTTCTCTATAGCAAGGAGCTGTCCGGTCATTTCCGACGGTAATAAGTCGCGAATCAACCCCATTTTCCCGGTAGCGCACATAAAACAGCCGTAAGCACAACCTACCTGGGTGGAAACACACAAGGTATTACCGTAAGGCTGAATCATCAGAACACTTTCAATCTTTTTGCCGTCCGCCAGCTCAAAAAGATATTTAACCGCATCTTCATTCCGGGATTCCGCTTTTCTAACAATATTAAAGAAAGAAAGTTCAAATTCTTCTTCAAGCTTAGGGCGGAGATTTTTAGAGAGATTGCTCATGGTAGAAAAAGTTTCCACTCTGTTCTTGTAAAGCCAGTTAAATATCTGGGCGGAATTAAATTTTTTACCGCCAAGCGCAATTATCCCGGCTGCAAGCTCTTCTTTTGTAAGATTAAATATATTTTTCAAGGTAATTAGTGTTTAAAGT includes:
- a CDS encoding 23S rRNA (adenine(2503)-C(2))-methyltransferase is translated as MKNIFNLTKEELAAGIIALGGKKFNSAQIFNWLYKNRVETFSTMSNLSKNLRPKLEEEFELSFFNIVRKAESRNEDAVKYLFELADGKKIESVLMIQPYGNTLCVSTQVGCAYGCFMCATGKMGLIRDLLPSEMTGQLLAIEKDKSVKVKNIVFMGMGEPLANYDNLKKAIELFSDSDGIGVNQRRITVSTCGILPGIKKLIEDKLRVKLSISLHSTFDSVRNKLVPVNKKYNIAHLFETLRDYCVSTKFQLTIEYVLIEGVNDGIVEVDNLITLIRKYNLDVKVNIIPVNPVDKLTFSKEEIINLWQKKLENARITSTVRIERGADIMAACGQLAGEG